Proteins from a single region of Hordeum vulgare subsp. vulgare chromosome 6H, MorexV3_pseudomolecules_assembly, whole genome shotgun sequence:
- the LOC123402014 gene encoding protein LYK5-like, which yields MEDSKTTEKIDPSSSSSCSLRSAATTHWKEETRATFNSVRPSYRRIPGPRTPATVPHSHPGPSPEAMAAPPGRRGLAFGTAALALLAILAVARGQQQYEANAQTNCYGRNGSSVLGYVCNATAAAAPCATYVVFRSSPPYYGTAVSISYLLGSDPEAVADANGVPTVSPLADSRLVLAPVPCGCSPRGYYQHNSSHTIELRGETYFIIANNTYQGLTTCQALLAQNPRHGSRDLVAGNNLTVPIRCACPTPAQAAAGVRHLLTYLVTWGDSVSAIADRFRVDAQAVFQANNLTAREIIFPFTTLLIPLKSAPTPDMLVSPAPPPAPAPPQAQQPPASGSGKWIAVGVGVGVGVLALASLIGLMLLCVRRRRTRQGVRERGRLSKVVLDVPSSADYNALASGKHASSATTTSASSSALVSSDARAAVESLTVYKYSELEKATAGFSEDRRVKNASVYRAEINGDAAAVKRVAGDVSGEVGILKRVNHSSLVRLSGLCVHHGETYLVFEFAENGALSDWLHGGGATLVWKQRVQAAFDVADGLNYLHHYTNPPCVHKNLKSSNVLLDANLRAKVSSFALARSVPTGADGGDAQLTRHVVGTQGYLAPEYLEHGLITPKLDVFAFGVILLELLSGKEAMFNGGDKRGETLLWESAEGLVVDNEDARGKVRPFMDPRLHGDYPLDLAVAVASLAVRCVAREPRRRPSIDVVFATLSAVYNSTLDWDPSDDGNSRSSIVGR from the coding sequence ATGGAAGACTCGAAGACGACTGAAAAGATTGACCCGTCTTCTAGCTCCAGCTGTAGTCTACGCTCTGCAGCAACCACCCACTGGAAAGAGGAAACCAGAGCCACCTTTAATTCCGTCCGTCCGTCGTACCGCCGCATACCCGGGCCGAGAACGCCGGCCACAGTGCCACACTCCcaccccggtccgtcccccgaagCAATGGCCGCTCCGCCGGGCAGACGGGGGCTCGCCTTCGGCACGGCGGCGCTCGCGCTCCTCGCCATCCTCGCCGTCGCGCGAGGGCAGCAGCAGTACGAGGCCAACGCGCAGACCAACTGCTACGGCAGAAACGGAAGCTCCGTGCTCGGCTACGTCTGCAACGCCACCGCCGCGGCCGCCCCCTGCGCCACCTACGTCGTCTTCCGCTCCTCCCCGCCGTACTACGGTACGGCCGTCTCTATCTCCTACCTCCTCGGCTCCGATCCGGAAGCCGTCGCGGACGCCAACGGCGTTCCAACCGTCTCCCCGCTCGCCGACTCCCGCCTCGTGCTCGCGCCGGTCCCGTGCGGCTGCTCTCCGCGCGGCTACTACCAGCACAACTCCAGCCACACCATCGAGCTACGCGGCGAGACCTACTTCATCATCGCCAACAACACCTACCAGGGCCTCACCACCTGCCAGGCGCTCCTCGCGCAGAACCCAAGGCACGGCAGCCGCGACCTCGTCGCCGGGAACAACCTCACCGTGCCGATTCGCTGCGCGTGCCCCACGCCGGCACAGGCCGCCGCTGGGGTCAGGCACCTGCTCACCTACCTCGTCACGTGGGGCGACAGCGTCTCGGCCATCGCCGATCGCTTCCGTGTCGACGCCCAGGCCGTGTTCCAGGCTAACAACCTCACCGCTAGAGAGATCATATTCCCCTTCACCACTCTGCTCATACCGCTCAAGAGCGCGCCCACGCCGGACATGCTCGTGTCGcctgcgccgccgcccgcacCCGCGCCGCCGCAGGCCCAGCAGCCGCCGGCGTCCGGCAGCGGGAAGTGGATTGCCGTCGGGGTCGGTGTTGGTGTCGGCGTTCTTGCGCTGGCGAGTCTTATTGGCCTGATGTTGTTATGTGTCCGCCGGCGGCGGACACGGCAAGGCGTTAGGGAAAGGGGCCGTTTGAGCAAGGTGGTTCTCGACGTGCCCTCGTCGGCGGATTACAACGCTCTTGCCTCGGGCAAGCATGCATCGTCGGCTACGACGACCTCCGCATCTTCATCGGCGTTGGTGTCCAGCGATGCGCGCGCCGCGGTGGAGTCCCTGACCGTGTACAAGTACTCGGAACTCGAGAAGGCGACAGCTGGTTTCTCGGAGGACCGGAGGGTCAAGAACGCGTCCGTGTACCGCGCGGAGATcaacggcgacgcggcggccgtgAAGCGGGTGGCCGGCGATGTGAGCGGCGAGGTGGGCATCCTGAAGCGTGTGAACCACTCCAGCCTCGTCCGCCTGTCTGGTCTCTGCGTCCACCACGGCGAAACCTACCTCGTGTTCGAGTTCGCCGAGAACGGCGCGCTCAGCGACTGGCTCCACGGCGGCGGCGCCACCCTCGTGTGGAAGCAGCGCGTACAAGCGGCCTTCGACGTTGCCGACGGCCTCAACTACCTCCATCATTACACCAACCCGCCGTGCGTGCACAAGAACCTCAAGAGCAGCAATGTCCTCCTCGACGCCAACCTCCGCGCCAAGGTGTCAAGCTTCGCGCTAGCGCGGTCAGTCCCCACCGGCGCTGATGGCGGCGACGCGCAGCTCACCCGCCACGTCGTGGGCACCCAGGGGTACCTGGCCCCAGAGTACCTGGAGCATGGCCTCATAACGCCCAAGCTCGACGTTTTTGCCTTCGGCGTCATCCTCCTCGAGCTGCTGTCCGGGAAGGAGGCGATGTTCAACGGCGGCGACAAACGAGGGGAGACGCTGCTGTGGGAGTCAGCGGAGGGACTGGTCGTGGACAACGAGGACGCACGCGGCAAGGTGCGGCCGTTCATGGACCCGCGGCTGCACGGCGACTACCCGCTGGACCTTGCCGTCGCTGTGGCGTCGCTGGCGGTGCGGTGCGTGGCGAGGGAGCCCAGGAGGCGGCCGTCCATAGACGTGGTGTTCGCGACGCTGTCAGCGGTGTACAACTCCACGCTGGACTGGGATCCCTCGGATGACGGCAACTCTCGCTCTTCGATCGTCGGGAGATAG